In the Malania oleifera isolate guangnan ecotype guangnan chromosome 1, ASM2987363v1, whole genome shotgun sequence genome, one interval contains:
- the LOC131147916 gene encoding LOW QUALITY PROTEIN: transcription factor bHLH25-like (The sequence of the model RefSeq protein was modified relative to this genomic sequence to represent the inferred CDS: deleted 1 base in 1 codon) — MNDYSFIHQCPMNSLDHQFMEHGYSTATTNSSSSSSQLLSFADSLSSAADPLQFYKNNCAAKAGQEDQRITTMGRTPSLAQEHVMAERRRREKLSQRFIALSALVPGLKKMDKASVLGDAIKYLKHLQERVKSLEEQTENKTLESVVLVKRTQISEDNDTSSIDENFDGSSNVMLPEIEARVQIRMCSLEFIANNKKDLS, encoded by the exons ATGAATGATTACAGCTTCATCCATCAATGCCCCATGAACTCTCTTGATCATCAATTCATGGAGCACGGATACAGCACTGCAACCACTaattcatcatcttcttcctccCAACTTCTTTCTTTCGCCGATTCGCTCTCGTCGGCCGCCGATCCTCTGCAGTTCTACAAAAATAACTGCGCAGCAAAAGCTGGCCAAGAGGATCAAAGGATTACGACAATGGGTAGAACCCCGTCGCTTGCTCAAGAACATGTAATGGCAGAGAGAAGACGGAGAGAAAAGCTAAGCCAGCGGTTCATAGCTCTCTCAGCTCTCGTTCCTGGCTTAAAGAAG ATGGACAAAGCTTCTGTGCTTGGAGATGCCATCAAGTACTTAAAACATCTTCAAGAACGCGTGAAATCCCTCGAGGAGCAAACTGAAAACAAAACCCTAGAGTCAGTTGTTTTAGTGAAACGGACTCAAATTTCAGAAGATAATGACACTTCTTCTATTGATGAGAACTTTGATGGCAGTTCTAATGTGATGCTACCGGAAATTGAAGCAAGAGTT CAAATAAGGATGTGCTCATTAGAATTCATTGCGAACAACAAAAAGGATTTGTCATGA